TCGCGCAAGCGTCCGGCCTCTTCGAATTCCAGATCGGCGGCGGCGGCGCGCATCCGGGCTTCGAGATCCTCGATATAGGCGCGCAGGTTGTGCCCGACGAGGTTGTTGCGTTCGTCATCGCCGGTATCGACGGTAACGCCGTCCTTGCTGGCGGTGTCGGCGACGATGTCGTGAATGTTGCGCTTGATCGTCGCGGGCGTGATGCCGTGCTCTAGGTTGTATTCCTCCTGCTTGGCGCGGCGGCGGTCGGTTTCCGCTATCGCGCGCTCCATGCTGCCGGTCATGCGATCGGCATAGAGGATGACCCGACCGTCAACGTTGCGCGCGGCGCGGCCGATGGTCTGGATCAGCGATGTTTCGCTGCGCAGGAAGCCTTCCTTGTCGGCGTCGAGAATACAGACCAGCCCGCATTCGGGAATATCCAGCCCCTCGCGCAGCAGGTTGATCCCGACCAGCACGTCGTAAACGCCAAGCCGCAGGTCACGGATCAGTTCGATACGCTCCAGCGTCTCCACGTCGGAGTGCATGTAACGGACCTTCACGCCCGCCTCGTGCATGAACTCGGTCAGGTCCTCGGCCATGCGCTTGGTCAGGGTGGTGACAAGCGTGCGATAGCCCTTTGCCGCGGTCGCCTTGCACTCGTTGATGCAGTCCTGAACCTGATCCTCGACCGGCTTGATCTCGACCGGCGGGTCGATGAGGCCGGTGGGGCGGATGACCTGTTCGGCAAAGACGCCGCCCGTCTCCTCCATTTCCCACCCGCCGGGGGTGGCGGACACGGCGATGGTCTGCGGGCGCATCGCATCCCACTCGTTGAAACGAAGGGGGCGGTTGTCGATGCAACTGGGCAGGCGAAAGCCGTATTCGGCCAGCGTGATCTTGCGCCGGTGATCGCCCTTGGACATCGCGCCGATCTGCGGCACGGTCTGGTGGCTTTCGTCCACGAAGAGCAACGCATTGTCGGGCAGGTATTCGAACAGCGTCGGTGGCGGTTCACCCGGCAGGCGTCCGGTCAGGAAGCGCGAATAGTTCTCGATCCCCGCGCAAGACCCGGTGGCGGCGATCATCTCAAGGTCGAAATTTGTGCGCTGCTCCAGCCGCTGATGCTCCAGCAGCTTGCCCTCGGCTTCCAGTTCCTTCAGCCGCTCTGCCAGTTCGAAGCGAATCGCCTCGCTCGCCTGCTTCATGGTCGGGCCGGGGGTGACATAGTGCGAGTTGGCATAGATGCGGACCTTGTCGAGGCTCGCCCCGGTCTTGCCGGTCAGCGGATCGAATTCGCTGATCTCTTCGATCTCGTCGCCGAAGAAGCTGACCCGCCAGGCCATGTCTTCATAGTGCGAAGGAAACACTTCGAGACTGTCGCCGCGCACGCGGAAATTGCCGCGTGCAAAGGCGGTGTCGTTGCGTTTGTATTGCAGGGCGACCAGTTTGCGGATGATCTCGCGCTGGTCGACAGTCTCGCCCTTCTTGATGTCGAAGATCATCGCCGAGTACGTCTCGACCGAGCCGATGCCGTAGAGACACGAAACCGAGGCGACGATGATCACGTCATCGCGTTCGAGCAGCGCACGCGTGGCCGAATGGCGCATCCGGTCGATCGCCTCGTTCACCGAGCTTTCCTTCTCGATGTAAGTGTCAGACCGGGGGACGTAGGCTTCCGGCTGGTAATAGTCGTAGTAGCTGACGAAATACTCGACCGCGTTGTTCGGGAAGAAACTCTTGAACTCGCCATAAAGCTGCGCGGCAAGGATCTTGTTGGGCGCAAGTATCAGCGCGGGGCGCTGCATTTCCTCGATCACCTTGGCCATGGTGAACGTCTTGCCGCTGCCGGTTACGCCCAACAGGACCTGCGTCTTCTCGCCTTCCTGCGCGGCGGCGACCAGTTCTTCGATCGCGGTCGGCTGGTCGCCTGCGGGCTGGTATTCGCTGACCAGTTCGAACCGCTTGCCGGGCATCGACTTTTCGGGCCGCTGCGGCTTGTGCGGGACGAAGTTGTCCGACGTGTCGGGCTCTTCAAGACCCCGGCGGATGACGAGTTCTGCCATGCGCCGGGATATGGGGGCAGAGCGATGGCGATGCAATCGGATGGGTTTTCTTGCCGGGCGAAATGACGCATTCCCGCGAATGCGGGACGAACTGAGGGGTAGTGCGAATGCGTCGATTTGGGTGGGCAGCGATCTGGCTGGCGGCGATGGGCGGTGCGCAACCGGCTTTGGCAGGTGAGCCGGAATCCTTCCTGATCGAAAACGTCCGCATCCTCGATCTGGGTGGGGCAGATCCGGTGCTGTCCGCTGGCGATGTCCTCGTTCGCGATGGCATGATCGTCGACGCGTCCGGTGCGGTGCCCGATGGCGTGCGGCGTATCGATGGCAATGGCCGCGTGCTGATGGCCGGTCTCGTCGACATGCACGTTCATATCTGGGATCGCGCGTCGCTGGGCGCTTATCTGGCGGCGGGCGTGACGACGGTGCGCAATGCGTCGGGCATGCCGATGCATCTCGATCTGGCGCAACGGATCGAGGCGGGCGACCTACTTGGCCCGCGCCTGATCACGACCGGGCCGATTCTCAACAGCCCGGGCCCCAATGCGCAGATCAACCACCAGATGGTGTCTAGCGCGGACGAAGCGCGTGCGGCGGTGCAGGCGCAGTACGGAGCCGGATTTCGCCGGATCAAGGTGTACTCGAACCTGACGGCGGAGGCCTACGCGGCGATCCATGACGAGGCGGAGCGGCTGGGTATGACGGTCATGGGCCACTCGCCCGAAGGCACGCGCCGTCAAGGCATGCCCCATGACGTCCCGTTCAAGATCGCATTCGAGAATCTGCTCGACGATGGCTTTACCACCTTCGAGCACACCGAAACGATCGTCTGGCACGGTCTGCGCGATCAGCACGATGTGGAGGCAATGCGCGAACTGGCCAGCCGGATCGCCGCGTCCGGCATTGCCGTCGATCCGACCTTGGTGGCGTTCTACAACCTGTTGCGGGTGGCGGAAACGAAAGGCGGGTACCTCACGCGCGACGGGGTGGAAACGCTCAACCCCCTGCTCGTCGCGCAAGAACAGCCGAATTACGAACGCTGGACGCATGAGGATGTAGAGCGGAACCGTGCGGCATTCGAGTTCTACAAGCTGGCGACCCGAATCCTTGCGGAGGAAGGCGTTTCGCTGATCGCGGGAAGCGATGCGGGCATCTTCACCAATATTCCGGGCGTCTCGCTAATCGACGAATTGGCCCTGCTGGAAGAAGCGGGACTGACGCGCCACGCCGTTTTGCGCGCGGCCACGATCAACCCGGCAGAGGTCTTGGGCGAAGCGGGCGAGGTAGGCGCCGTGGCAGCGGGCCAGCGTGCCGACTTGCTGTTGCTCGATGGCGATCCGACAGAGGACTTGTCCGTTCTGCGTTCTCCCGCCGCCGTCGTCGCGGGCGGGCACTATCTCGATAGGGTTGAACTGGCGCGGCTGCTTGCGTCTGCATCGGTGCACGATATCGAACGGACGAAGCGCAACGTGGTTCAGGGGTTGATCGCGCAAGATGCGGACGTGTCTGCGCTGGGGCTCTGAACGCCGCACATTGCAATCGCCCCGGCTTGCTCTAGCCTGAGTCGCAACGCAATTTCCTGTCTGGAGTGACTTTCGATGCCCATCCGCCCCGTTGCCCGGCTTACCGTCCTGTGCCTTGCCCCGCTGACCTTGGCCGCCTGCGGTTCCGACGAACCGGCCGAGCAGGCTGCGGCCTCTGCCGAAGGGATGAGCACCGACGAAATCGCTGCCGAGATGAAACAGGGCGTTCGGCCCCAGCCGGGGCAGTACCGTTCCAACGCCGAACTGGTCAGCCTTGAGATACCCGGCATGCCCGCCGCGCAGGTCGACCAGTTGAAAAGCATGATGGCCGGCGCGATGGCGCAGGCAAATACCTATTGCCTGACGCCGGAGGATGCCGAGCAAGGCTTCGAAAAGATGGCGACCGAGGCGCAGGAAAACTGCAAGGTCGAGAAGTTCGATGTCGATGGCGGTAAATTCTCGGGCAGGTTCGTATGCAGTGGCGACGATGCCAGCGGCACGATGACGATGGACGGCAGCGGCACCGAAACTTCGTCGCAGATGAACATGGCGATGGACATGTCGTCTGGCAGCATCCCGGGTGGGAAGATGATGATGAAGATGCGCGCCAGTTCCGAACGCATCGGCGAGTGCGAGGGATAGGTCCGGCCATTCGGGAAACCACTTTGGCATCGCGCGTTAAGAGGGCAATGCAATCGACGACGGGCAACATCAACGACGGAGCGGATTTCGTGCCGGACGGTAAGGGCGACAGGCCAGCCGCGACGGGCCATGCGTCTGCTCCGCGTGAGCCGGGCAGGGGCTTTTCGCTGTTGTTCGGCGAATTGGCGCGGCGGCACCAACTGGCCTCGCGCCCGCAACCCGATGGCGTTGCGACGCCCAAGTCGAAACTGCTGATTTCAGAATTCGCCTCTCTGGCATTTCCGCAGGTCTATGCCGCAATGCACGGGCCGGTCGCCTTGCCCAAGGCAGAACATCCCCGCGCGGTCATGTTGCTGCCCGGATTCGGCTCGCACCCGTGGCGCATGGCGCGGATGCGCAAGGAATTGGAAAAGGCGGGTCACTCGGTCACCGACTGGGGGCTGGGCTGGAACCTTGGCCCCACGGTCGACCGATTCGAACGGCTGTTGTCGCGAATCGAGCGCGTGTCGCGGGCAGAAGGTCGCAAGCTGGTCCTTGTCGGTTGGAGCCTTGGCGGACTTTTCGCGCGAGAGGCGGCGAAGCGCCTGCCCGATCGTGTCGAGATGGTCGTGACTATGGGCTCGCCCTTTTCGGGCGACATGCACGGCAATAATGCGTGGCGCGTCTATCACTGGATCACCGGCCATCCGGTCGATCAGCCGCCAGTGGGTGAAAACTTCGCGGAAAAACCGCCGGTTACGACTGTCGCGCTGTGGAGCGCGCAGGACGGTGTCGTTCATCGCCACTGCGCCTGCGGGCGAACGGGTGAGCGGGATATTTCGATTTCAGTGCGCTGTACGCACATGGGTTTCGCGTGGCATCCCCGCGCGATCCAGTGCGTTGCGCAAGTCCTCGACACGGTGCCTGCCAGCGTGCATGAAGGGGACGGAGAGTTGCGAGAGGGCAGGAAAACCGACGAAACAGGGGTTTCATGACCGGCAACGGCGCGGATAATTTCGACGAGATGCTCGACGCTAACGGCGGCGTGCGAGAGGCATACCGGGGCTATTCGGCCTGGTTCGACGATCAGGACCCGCAAGGGCTGCGGCGAAAGCATCAGGAAGCGGAAGCGTTCTTCCGCAAAACCGGCATCACCTTCAACGTTTACGGTCAGGATGAGGCGGAAGAACGCCTGATCCCGTTCGACCCCGTGCCGCGGATTATCACCGCGCACGAGTGGCGACGGCTGTCCAAGGGGATCGAACAGCGGGTCCGCGCACTCAACGCGTTCCTGCACGATCTCTATCACCGGCAGGAGATCATTCGCGCGGGCCGCGTGCCCGAATGGTTGCTGCGCGGAAACGAGGCGTATTTGCCGCACATGTCGGGCTTCACGCCGCCGGGCGGTGTTTACACCCATATCACCGGCATCGACCTTGTCCGCACCGGGCCGAACGATTTTCATGTGCTGGAAGACAATGCACGCACGCCCAGCGGCGTTTCCTACATGTTGGAAAACCGCGAGACGATGATGGCGATGTTCCCAGAGCTGTTCACGCAAGTTAAGGTCGCCCCGGTTTCGAACTATCCGCGCCGTCTTGCTCGCAGCCTTGCCGCCTGCGCCCCGCGCAAGACCGAGGGGCGTCCCGTCGTCGCTGTTCTCACGCCGGGCATCTACAACTCGGCCTATTACGAGCATGCCTTTCTCGCCGATCAGATGGGCGCGGAACTGGTTGAGGCGGGCGACCTGCGTGTCGTCGGCGGGCGGGTGCAGAT
The sequence above is a segment of the Croceicoccus naphthovorans genome. Coding sequences within it:
- the uvrB gene encoding excinuclease ABC subunit UvrB — its product is MAELVIRRGLEEPDTSDNFVPHKPQRPEKSMPGKRFELVSEYQPAGDQPTAIEELVAAAQEGEKTQVLLGVTGSGKTFTMAKVIEEMQRPALILAPNKILAAQLYGEFKSFFPNNAVEYFVSYYDYYQPEAYVPRSDTYIEKESSVNEAIDRMRHSATRALLERDDVIIVASVSCLYGIGSVETYSAMIFDIKKGETVDQREIIRKLVALQYKRNDTAFARGNFRVRGDSLEVFPSHYEDMAWRVSFFGDEIEEISEFDPLTGKTGASLDKVRIYANSHYVTPGPTMKQASEAIRFELAERLKELEAEGKLLEHQRLEQRTNFDLEMIAATGSCAGIENYSRFLTGRLPGEPPPTLFEYLPDNALLFVDESHQTVPQIGAMSKGDHRRKITLAEYGFRLPSCIDNRPLRFNEWDAMRPQTIAVSATPGGWEMEETGGVFAEQVIRPTGLIDPPVEIKPVEDQVQDCINECKATAAKGYRTLVTTLTKRMAEDLTEFMHEAGVKVRYMHSDVETLERIELIRDLRLGVYDVLVGINLLREGLDIPECGLVCILDADKEGFLRSETSLIQTIGRAARNVDGRVILYADRMTGSMERAIAETDRRRAKQEEYNLEHGITPATIKRNIHDIVADTASKDGVTVDTGDDERNNLVGHNLRAYIEDLEARMRAAAADLEFEEAGRLRDEIRRLENEELGLPEGEHKAPRVGRSNEGKPGTRKTRYGKTQRKWKR
- a CDS encoding amidohydrolase family protein, translating into MRRFGWAAIWLAAMGGAQPALAGEPESFLIENVRILDLGGADPVLSAGDVLVRDGMIVDASGAVPDGVRRIDGNGRVLMAGLVDMHVHIWDRASLGAYLAAGVTTVRNASGMPMHLDLAQRIEAGDLLGPRLITTGPILNSPGPNAQINHQMVSSADEARAAVQAQYGAGFRRIKVYSNLTAEAYAAIHDEAERLGMTVMGHSPEGTRRQGMPHDVPFKIAFENLLDDGFTTFEHTETIVWHGLRDQHDVEAMRELASRIAASGIAVDPTLVAFYNLLRVAETKGGYLTRDGVETLNPLLVAQEQPNYERWTHEDVERNRAAFEFYKLATRILAEEGVSLIAGSDAGIFTNIPGVSLIDELALLEEAGLTRHAVLRAATINPAEVLGEAGEVGAVAAGQRADLLLLDGDPTEDLSVLRSPAAVVAGGHYLDRVELARLLASASVHDIERTKRNVVQGLIAQDADVSALGL
- a CDS encoding DUF3617 domain-containing protein, with protein sequence MPIRPVARLTVLCLAPLTLAACGSDEPAEQAAASAEGMSTDEIAAEMKQGVRPQPGQYRSNAELVSLEIPGMPAAQVDQLKSMMAGAMAQANTYCLTPEDAEQGFEKMATEAQENCKVEKFDVDGGKFSGRFVCSGDDASGTMTMDGSGTETSSQMNMAMDMSSGSIPGGKMMMKMRASSERIGECEG
- a CDS encoding esterase/lipase family protein, giving the protein MQSTTGNINDGADFVPDGKGDRPAATGHASAPREPGRGFSLLFGELARRHQLASRPQPDGVATPKSKLLISEFASLAFPQVYAAMHGPVALPKAEHPRAVMLLPGFGSHPWRMARMRKELEKAGHSVTDWGLGWNLGPTVDRFERLLSRIERVSRAEGRKLVLVGWSLGGLFAREAAKRLPDRVEMVVTMGSPFSGDMHGNNAWRVYHWITGHPVDQPPVGENFAEKPPVTTVALWSAQDGVVHRHCACGRTGERDISISVRCTHMGFAWHPRAIQCVAQVLDTVPASVHEGDGELREGRKTDETGVS
- a CDS encoding circularly permuted type 2 ATP-grasp protein, whose product is MTGNGADNFDEMLDANGGVREAYRGYSAWFDDQDPQGLRRKHQEAEAFFRKTGITFNVYGQDEAEERLIPFDPVPRIITAHEWRRLSKGIEQRVRALNAFLHDLYHRQEIIRAGRVPEWLLRGNEAYLPHMSGFTPPGGVYTHITGIDLVRTGPNDFHVLEDNARTPSGVSYMLENRETMMAMFPELFTQVKVAPVSNYPRRLARSLAACAPRKTEGRPVVAVLTPGIYNSAYYEHAFLADQMGAELVEAGDLRVVGGRVQMRTTRGFTPVDVLYRRVDDEYLDPLTFNPESMLGVPGIMDVYRSGGITIANAPGTGIADDKALYSFMPEIVEFYTGEKPLLPNVETWRCMEEDSLKYVLDNIDDLVIKEVHGSGGYGMLIGPAASKREIAKFTEKLKAKPHNYIAQPTLSLSTVPILTKKGLAPRHVDLRPFVLMSPNGIEITPGGLTRVALKRGSLVVNSSQGGGTKDSWVLEE